A portion of the Cryptomeria japonica chromosome 5, Sugi_1.0, whole genome shotgun sequence genome contains these proteins:
- the LOC131031314 gene encoding septum-promoting GTP-binding protein 1 produces the protein MNKVLGIKGVKIAFSIWDFGGHLQFTEVVPRTCQDAAAILIMFDLTSRSTLNSVTEWYKQARRFNQNAILVLIGTKFDHFIHLPEDIQLTIVTQARVYAHAMGAILFFSSITHNINVHKIFKVVTAKLFDLPCNIARNLTIGEPIIEY, from the exons ATGAACAAAGTTTTGGGTATCAAAGGAGTGAAAATTGCGTTTAGCATTTGGGATTTTGGGG GTCATCTGCAGTTCACAGAAGTTGTTCCAAGGACTTGCCAGGATGCCGCAGCCATCTTGATTATGTTCGACCTCACTAGCAGATCAACGCTTAACAG TGTAACAGAATGGTACAAACAAGCACGGCGGTTCAATCAG AATGCTATTCTAGTTTTAATTGGCACAAAATTTGATCATTTCATTCATTTACCTGAGGACATTCAACTTACGATTGTAACTCAG GCAAGAGTATATGCTCATGCAATGGGGGCCATTTTGTTCTTCTCCAGCATAACCCATAATATTAATGTACACAAGATATTCAAAGTTGTAACAGCAAAATTGTTTGATTTGCCTTGCAATATAGCAAGGAACCTCACTATTGGGGAACCCATTATTGAATACTAA